Genomic DNA from Lutibacter sp. A80:
TGTACACGATGAAGTACTTCGTTTTTTAAGTCAGAAAACATATTTAAACTGGAAATATAGAGAAGGAAAATTAGCAAAACAATCTAACTTTGGGTATTCGGACAAACCAATTGTTTTATTAATAAACGAACAATCTTTATCTGATGCTGAAATGACTGCTGCCGGATTTAAAGAACTTGGTTTAGGTAAAATTATTGGAACAGAAACTTACAGATGGATTATCTTTACTTCTGGAAAACGCTTGGTAGACGGATCGTCATACAGATTACCTTCTTGGGGTTGTTATACGCTAGATGGTCAAAATTTAGAAACTGAAGGTGTAAGTCCAGATATTTATATTGGAGAAAGTTTTAAAGATCGTTTAACAGGAAAACAACCACAGTTAGACAAAGCTATTGAAGAAATTTTAAAAGAGTTAAATAATTAATATTTTTAAATTAATTGTTTAAAAAAAGCCTGAATTCTGTATTTAGAATTCAGGCTTTTTTATTAGTGTAAAACATTATAAATGAGAAGTAACAACTTTATGTAAAATAACCTCTGCCGATGCTTCGTAATCTTTATTCCATTTAAAATAATTACCTGTTTTAAAATAATTATTGTGTAAATAACCATTTTCAACATAATCAAACACAAAAGTATAATCAATAGCAATACTATTTGCTTCACATACTAAAGCATAATACAATTTACCTTCTTCAATTTTTATTTTTATAGTAAATTTTTCATTGTCAACTTTTCCAATGGTAATTTTCTCATCAAATTTACTTGTCCAATCTTCACCATCATCTGGTTTTACATAATATTCAATAACCAGATCTCCATTTTTCCATTGCACTTTAACGGTAGCTGGCGAACCATTTACCCCTGTAGTTTCAATTCCATGTATTTGTGCAACATATGTTTGCCCAGTTCCTTCACAATAAACTACTTGAATAGTAGATTCTAGAATATGAGTTCCTGTTGACATTGACCAATTATCTGAAGTTGTCTGATTTCCTCTCCAAAATTCACGCAATTCTGTTCTACAATATTTTCCATCATCTAAATCGTAAGGTCCACCAGAAGTTGTAAAACCCGTAAATTTTGTATACATAGTATAACTTCCATCTGAGTTTTTATAAAAAAATTTTGATTGTTCTGATGTTAAATCATCATTTTCAATGGTTTCGTAAAAAATAGAAGTAGCACTTCCATTACCTCTATTAATCGGTACCGATAAATACCAGTTCTTCCATAAAATATTAGCAGTTTCTTCTGGTTCAATAATAACTTCCTCCTCTTCTTCTTCAATAATAACTTCTTCTGAATTATTCTTATCTGAAGTACAAGAAATAAATGCTATTATTAAAAACATTACCAAAAATTCTATACTTATTTTAAACTGTATTTGCATAAAAAAACATTTGAAAATCAATATTTAAACTGTAAAACTAAGCTAATTATTGTTTAAAATATAATACAATTAAAAATCATAAATTAAACTACCCTTAAAATTAAACCTATTTATAACAGTTTAAATAATAAAAAATAACAACTATTTTTTATGAAACGTTATTGAACAGACAGTTATTTAAAATTCTAGACCAAGTTTAACGCAATTATAAGATCTCATATTCTTTTATTTCAAATGAAAGTATGTATCTTTGCTTCGTTTAAAAAAATAAGAAAATGGATAACGGATTATACGCAAAATTTAACACTTCTAAAGGTGCTATTTTAGTAAACTTAGAATTTGAAAAAACACCTGGTACTGTTGGTAACTTTGTTGCCTTAGCAGAGGGTAATTTAGAAAACAATGCAAAACCACAAGGTAAACCTTACTATAACGGATTAAAATTTCATAGAGTTATCGCCGATTTTATGATTCAAGGTGGTTGCCCTTTAGGTACAGGAACAGGTTCTCCAGGCTATAGTTTTGATGATGAATTTCATCCAGAACTAAAACACGATGCTCCAGGTATTTTATCTATGGCAAACTCTGGACCCGCTTCAAATGGAAGTCAGTTTTTTATTACACATGTTGCAACTCCTTGGTTAGATAACAAGCATACTGTTTTTGGAAAAGTTGTTGAAGGACAAGATATTGTTGATAGTATTGCTCAGAATGATATTATAGAAACTCTTGAAATTATTAGAGTTGGAGAAGCAGCTGAAAAATTTAATGCAGTTGAAGCCTTTAGAGTTTTTGAAGGATCTAGAGCAAAAAGAGAAGCTGAAGCTAAAGCTGCTATGAAAGCAGAAATGGATAAGATCGCTGCTGGTTACGATGAAACTCCTAGCGGATTACGTTATAAAATTTTACAAGAAGGTAACGGTAAAAAAGCTGAAAAAGGAAACATGGTTTCTGTACATTATAAAGGTCAATTATTAAATGGTCAAGTGTTTGATTCTTCATACCAACGTAAACAACCTATTGATTTTACTATTGGTGTTGGACAAGTTATTCCTGGTTGGGATGAAGGAATTCAATTATTAAACGTTGGAGATAAAGCTCGTTTAGTAATACCTTCAGAATTAGCTTACGGTAGCCAAGGTGCAGGTGGAGTAATACCTCCTGATGCAACATTAATTTTTGATGTTGAATTGATGGCTGTTAAGTAAAAAATAACTTTAAAATTTAAAGAGGTTATATTAAGATTTTTCTTAGTATAACCTCTTTTTTGTAATACAAATATTAATATTACAAAATCAAATCAAGAGTTATAAAATATTAACTAATTTTCTGTTCTTAAAAAATTAATATTACATTAAAAAAACAATTCATTTTTAATTTAAAACCAATAAAACAAACATATTCCACTTTAAATAACTCTCATTTAAAAATACTATGATTTCTACTTATAAAATAGTTAGTTTAAAAGGTATTTTTAGTTATGAATGATGTAATTTTACATTCTATTAGATGTAGAATTAAATAGTTGTAACTATGCCTGATTTTATAAGTAAAGAAACCGTGTTTAATTTCGATTTTTTAAGCGCAAAAACTTGTTTAAATAGCCTAATAAAACAAGAACAAAACGAACTTCTAGAAAATAAAAATGATATTGAATTTGACCCAGGAGAAATAATTATTAAAAGAGGTATGGCTGTTAACCACATCTTGTACTTAGTAGATGGTCTGGTTAAGCTTGAAATTGTTAATAATGGTAAACCATACACTATTGGTTTAGTTCAATCGCACTCTTTTATTGGTATTATCTGTTGCTTTGCTTTTAAAAATTTTGATTTTACTGCTACTGCTTTAGAGAAAACAAAAGTAAGTTTCATAAATAAAACCATATTTGAAAAATTTATTAAAACTAATGGTAATTTTGCTTTAGATCTTATTAAACATATGTCAGGAGTTTCAAATAGCTTATTTCATAAAATTACAACCTTATCGCAAAAAAACATTGATGGTGCATTATCAATCCTATTGTTAGATTTTGCTGAAATTTATAACAGTAATTCTTTTAAAATTCCAATGGTTAGAAAAGATCTTGCCAATATGCTTGGTTATTCTAAAGAAAGCGTTATTAATACTTTGTCAAAATTTAATAAAGAAAAAATTATTAAAGTTTCAGACAGAAAAATAGAAATAATTAATAGTCAAAAATTAAAACAAATTAGTAAACTAGGTTAAGCATTAAAATTTATTTACACAATTCTATACCCCAATTAGTATGCCCTCTTCCTTCCCTACACTTCCAACTATTTTTTATGGAAATAACAATCCATCTATTATTTTCATTTTTTAATTCTAAAATATACTTCTTTGCTTTTATAGAATCATCTAAAAGGTTATCATGAATTAAAGTTACAAGGGTATTACCATTTTTTAATGTTTTTTCTGATATTTCAATTGTTTCATTCCCCTCTCCTTCATTTATTTCAATTGGATAATATAGTTTAATTACATCTTTTGCTGAAAAATCATCCTCCTTTAATTTTAATAATTGATTTATTTCTTCAGAATTTAATTCTTTAAATTTTTCAGTCTCATTTGCAGTCGTAATTTCAACTTGTTCCTTTTCTTTAGATGTATTAAAATTACATGCTATTAAAATTATAGCAAGTAGTAATGTTATATATTTTTTCATATTATTTTATCCTATCCGTATTGTATACTTTAGGTGTGTAATTTAATCAAAATTAGTAATTGCATAATCATTAAAACTCTCAAATTCTTGAGGAAAAGTATTGTTGACAAACTCATATTCCCAAAGTTCAATATATCTAACACCTAATGTTTTTGCTTGTTCAAAAATAGTTGTATAACTATCATTTCAAATCTTGAAGTTTGATCTGATCTCCCAATTGCTTGAGCATAAATATCTCCAGGAAATTCTATTAAAGCATTTACTAAATTAGGCTGATAGGTTGTTTTTCCCGAAATCCACCACATTGCAGCACCCACACGATGTTCTAATGAAGGTTCATTCCATAAATCTGTAATAATTCTATTAGGAATTTCGGTCTCTCCCATTATATCGTGTACTTCAACGGCAATAGCCTTTTCTGTAAATGCATTTGCAAATATTATAGCTGTTTCTTTAACGGCATTCACCCAATTATTAGACGTTAAACCAGCATTTAAAAGTTGATTAGTACTAACACCATTAAAATGACCTTCAATTCCATTCACAGTCATTTGTGGTACATAAATTAAAGTCAAATCTTCATCATCAGCATAATTATTTGAAAGAGCTTCAGCAAGTAATGCAAATCTTTCATTAACGCTGGCATCCCAAATTTTAGGAATTCTTTTTAGTGTGGAATCAATTCCTGTTATTTCAAAATAATCAACCCCAATAGAATCAATTAACCAATTTGGGCTATCACCTCCAGCAATAATAGCCAAACTCCACTTTAAATTTCTTGTTTTAATAATATTTCGGTATTGTTCTATGCTTGAAAAATCAAAAACACCTTCATATGGTTCTATATCTTTCCAAGTTACGCGAATTAATGCCCCATTAACTTGATTATTATCTAATGCTGCTTCATTTCCAAAAGAACTTGTGTAGACACCTTTGGGCTTATTAATAACTGGAGTACTCTCTAAATTTTCGCTGGTAAAATTATTATCATTTGAATTACACGAAATTAAACATACTATAATAAGAACGTATAAATTATATTTACTCATGTTTTAATTCTATTTAAATTTTAGACTTAAATAACTGAATAAGGTTTAATTAGCTCAAAATATTTTTATTATAAATATAAAATTAACAACATTGAAAAACTAAAAAATTTTGAATCTTATTTTATCAATCGCTGTTTTCTACCAATTACAAAGTACAATATGGCTCCAATAAAATTGAAAAATAATACAACAACAATCCATATAATTTTGTCATTATCTTTAAAATCACTTTTTAATATTTCAATTAAAGCTAAAATGGTTAATATTAGTGTCATCAAAAATAATCCAACTGGCCAAGATCCAAGTAGTCCTAATAAATTCATCTGTTCTATTTTTTAATATAAATTTTAATTTTATGCATATTCTTATTTAGAATACAATTTTATAATCGTTTAATTACTTAATAATTGGGTTTAATTTATTTCTTGGGTCTTGTTTAAATAACTTGACCATACTTAAATATAAAATAGGTTCATTTTTTTCAAAAAACTCTGGTTTTTCAAAAAAAGTTTCAAGTGAAACTGAAAAAAGCTCCATAAGATTTGTTCCTGCATAATCTCTTAAAACTTTATTTTTATTTAATTTAATTTTTTGAAACTTATATTCTGCCTGCTTTTTCCATTGATTAAAACTCTTTTCTTTAAAAATTTTAGATAAATACGATCTTTTAGTATTTTCAAAAATTAAACAATGACCAAATTCATGAATCGATAAATTTATTGCGTCATCAGGAATTTTAAATCCATTTTCTATGGCTGGCCATGACATATTAATTTTTTTGGTATATAAATTTACATCTCCATCAAAAATAGCCGTATTGTTTTTATAAGAATATGATCTTGGAGTAATAAAAATATTATTAAATATATTAAGTGTGTTAATTTTTAATCCAAATGTAATCTGTACAAAAGCACTTGAAATAATTATTTTCATACTCTTATCTAAATGAAATTCAGGATCAGAATTAAAATTAGTTGTCTCGAGAAATATTAGCGTTCTAATTCTAAAATTTTTTTTATTTTCTTTCGAAAGATTTTTATAGTAAGTATTGGTTGTTAAAAGTACATTATGGCATTCTAACTTGCTATTTTGTTTAAAAAATAACCCAAACAGTTTATATTTTATATTCAAATTTTAGAATTTTATTAGGTCTAGAACATTCGGTTTAGAAAATTTTGCAGTTTTTAATCTCAAAAAATCTAATATCTAAAATTAGTGTTTTTATATTTTAGAATCATTCTATTCTAGCAAATCTATTTTTATAGTAATTCTATTATAAAATTATCTACGTCTAGTAGTCCTAAATAAAAATACAAGTGTATTAAAAGTCGGCTTTTTTATAAAAAATCAATTTTTGTTTTGTTGTAGGATGTATAAATTCTAGTGTATCAGCATGCAAATACAATCTATCAGATTTTCTTCCATACAAATCATCTCCAACAATAGGAATATTTAAACCCAGTTTATGAGAGGCATGAACCCTTAATTGATGAGTTCGTCCAGAAATTGGATAAAAATGCACTTTAGTCTTTCCGTTTTTTTGTTCAATAATTTCCCATTTTGTTTCTGAAGGCTTCCCAAATTCAAAACATACTAATTGCCTAGGCCTATCATCTAAATCAACCCTAAGAGGTAAATTTATAGTCCCAGATTTATCCATTACAATACCATCTAATAATGCTGTATATCTTTTTTTTACTGTTTTATTAATAAACTGACTTTGTAGAGATTTATGTATTTTTTTGTTCTTGGCTAAAACTAACAAACCAGAAGTAGACATATCTAACCGATGTACAATAATTGGTCCTGAAATTTGTTTTACTTGTTGTTTTATCCGTGTAAATACAGAATCTTGAATATGAATTCCTGGAACCGATAAAAAATCTGCTGGTTTATAAACCACAATCAAATCTTTATCTTCAAAAATAATTTCGAGTTCTTTACCAATTGCAGGATTTTGCAACATAGGATTTGTATCCATCTCAATTCCTTCTAGCATATGTGACAAAATAGGTTTGCATTTTCCTTGACAGGCTGGATAGAACTGTTTGTGTTTCCTAATTTCTTTATTTGGCGATTGCCCCCACCAAAACTCTGCCATTGCAATAGGTTTTAAATTGTGTAAAAAAGCATATTGTAATAATTTTGGAGCTGCACATTCTCCTGAACCTGCTGGTATATTTTGCTCTGTAGTTTTTAAAAATAAATCGGTTAAATTTCTGACTTCTTTTTTTGAATTTAAAAATTTATATTGTTCAAATAAATACTGCTGTAATGCAGCTGATTTTGTTTTACGTTGTTCTTTTAATTCAGCTATTTTATTAGTAAAAACCGATAATTTTTTAGTGATGGTATTTAAAGTATGTTCCCAATAACGATTAACATTATTAAAAAAATACTTAGCCTCTAAACTTTCTTTATTTAATGCTATATTTAACGTAGTTTGAGCTTCTAAAGACAATTCTTCTTTAGCTTTTTTTCTACGTATATCTCGATCTTGTTTTGCAGCTTTTAATGCTGCTTTTTTTTCTTGAATATCAATGGTTGCTTTTTTTTGTTCTAATTTATATTGTGCGAGTAGTTCTAGATATTCAGCATTATTTTCAAGATTTTCTATCGCTAAATTAATGCTATTTAAAATGGTTTCCTCTTGTGAAAAATAAGAATCTTTAGTGAGCATATCATACACTGGAGGAACAAATTTTTTATGTATGTTTTTTCCAGCTAATTTCCCTGAAACAGCTGAAATATATCCAATTTCATTATACTGATTTTGTACAATTAACACCCCAAACATTTTACCAATACCCGGTTCTTTTTCAGAACTATTTAACCCAAAATTATGCTTAAAATCTGTTTGTGTTTTTAAATAATTTTGTACTTCACTAGCCGCTAACTCACATAACGGATGTGGTTCATAGTAAAAAGGGAAGGTAAACTTACTTGGTAATTTAAACGTACTTATAGAAGTAGAAAAATGCTGAAAATATGTTTGCACAATACTTTAAATTAAATTCTGAGCAAATATACTTTTTTTGAAATGGATTATATTGTATTTATTGAAATGTGAAAAACTAGTTTTACTGTAGATAAACTAGTTTTTATATAGTGTTATAAATAAACTAACAAAATCGAAATTAATAAAGCCCATTAAAATATAAAATATATTTTTATAGGCTTCAATTCTAACGTTTATTCTATTTTTTCGAGAAAATTTAATATCAATTTTGCTATTTCTACTGTTTTTTCTTCAGCAGCAAAATGTCCTGCATCTAAAAGATGTAATTCTGCATTTGGCAAATCATTTAAATAAGCTTTAGCTCCGTTAGCGTTAAACTTTAAATCTTTACCACCCCAAACTATTAGCGTATTTGGTTGAGTTTTCTTAAGCATTTTTTGCCATTTAGGATAACGAATTAAATTATTATTGTAATCTTGAAATAACTGCACTTGAATGCGTCGATCATTCTCTGATGTTAAAAATGCTAAGTCATGAACCCAAGCATCAGGACTTTGAATATTATAATTTGTTGAATCTAAATCAAATAAATATTGTTTATTAATAATAGCATCTCTACTAGTTAAAGTATATAGAAATTCATATTTTTCTTGAGAAGTATCTGTTTGGGCAGTTCTAAAAAACTCTTGTCTTTTAGGTGTTAAACCCTCAAGATATGCATTAGCATTTTGAACTATTAGAGCTTTAATTCTATCAGGCTTTTTCATCATCATTCTATAACCAACAGGAGCTCCAAAATCTTGCATATACATCACATACTCATCAACATCTAACATTTCTAAAAGCTTATCGGTTTTATCGGCAAGTAGGTCAAATGTATATTTAATACTATCTGTACTTGGATGATCGCTATATCCAGAACCAAGATTATCTGG
This window encodes:
- a CDS encoding Crp/Fnr family transcriptional regulator; the protein is MPDFISKETVFNFDFLSAKTCLNSLIKQEQNELLENKNDIEFDPGEIIIKRGMAVNHILYLVDGLVKLEIVNNGKPYTIGLVQSHSFIGIICCFAFKNFDFTATALEKTKVSFINKTIFEKFIKTNGNFALDLIKHMSGVSNSLFHKITTLSQKNIDGALSILLLDFAEIYNSNSFKIPMVRKDLANMLGYSKESVINTLSKFNKEKIIKVSDRKIEIINSQKLKQISKLG
- a CDS encoding PLD nuclease N-terminal domain-containing protein; its protein translation is MNLLGLLGSWPVGLFLMTLILTILALIEILKSDFKDNDKIIWIVVVLFFNFIGAILYFVIGRKQRLIK
- a CDS encoding zinc-dependent peptidase, giving the protein MNIKYKLFGLFFKQNSKLECHNVLLTTNTYYKNLSKENKKNFRIRTLIFLETTNFNSDPEFHLDKSMKIIISSAFVQITFGLKINTLNIFNNIFITPRSYSYKNNTAIFDGDVNLYTKKINMSWPAIENGFKIPDDAINLSIHEFGHCLIFENTKRSYLSKIFKEKSFNQWKKQAEYKFQKIKLNKNKVLRDYAGTNLMELFSVSLETFFEKPEFFEKNEPILYLSMVKLFKQDPRNKLNPIIK
- a CDS encoding alpha/beta fold hydrolase, whose product is MKKNILILNILLLLTACNSKKEEQKKEHYFLPPPTTYNYKIVDGHKLFYREAGNSTKPTIVLLHGYPSSSHSYRNLIPMLATHYHIIAPDNLGSGYSDHPSTDSIKYTFDLLADKTDKLLEMLDVDEYVMYMQDFGAPVGYRMMMKKPDRIKALIVQNANAYLEGLTPKRQEFFRTAQTDTSQEKYEFLYTLTSRDAIINKQYLFDLDSTNYNIQSPDAWVHDLAFLTSENDRRIQVQLFQDYNNNLIRYPKWQKMLKKTQPNTLIVWGGKDLKFNANGAKAYLNDLPNAELHLLDAGHFAAEEKTVEIAKLILNFLEKIE
- a CDS encoding polysaccharide lyase family 7 protein; this translates as MQIQFKISIEFLVMFLIIAFISCTSDKNNSEEVIIEEEEEEVIIEPEETANILWKNWYLSVPINRGNGSATSIFYETIENDDLTSEQSKFFYKNSDGSYTMYTKFTGFTTSGGPYDLDDGKYCRTELREFWRGNQTTSDNWSMSTGTHILESTIQVVYCEGTGQTYVAQIHGIETTGVNGSPATVKVQWKNGDLVIEYYVKPDDGEDWTSKFDEKITIGKVDNEKFTIKIKIEEGKLYYALVCEANSIAIDYTFVFDYVENGYLHNNYFKTGNYFKWNKDYEASAEVILHKVVTSHL
- a CDS encoding RluA family pseudouridine synthase, with the translated sequence MQTYFQHFSTSISTFKLPSKFTFPFYYEPHPLCELAASEVQNYLKTQTDFKHNFGLNSSEKEPGIGKMFGVLIVQNQYNEIGYISAVSGKLAGKNIHKKFVPPVYDMLTKDSYFSQEETILNSINLAIENLENNAEYLELLAQYKLEQKKATIDIQEKKAALKAAKQDRDIRRKKAKEELSLEAQTTLNIALNKESLEAKYFFNNVNRYWEHTLNTITKKLSVFTNKIAELKEQRKTKSAALQQYLFEQYKFLNSKKEVRNLTDLFLKTTEQNIPAGSGECAAPKLLQYAFLHNLKPIAMAEFWWGQSPNKEIRKHKQFYPACQGKCKPILSHMLEGIEMDTNPMLQNPAIGKELEIIFEDKDLIVVYKPADFLSVPGIHIQDSVFTRIKQQVKQISGPIIVHRLDMSTSGLLVLAKNKKIHKSLQSQFINKTVKKRYTALLDGIVMDKSGTINLPLRVDLDDRPRQLVCFEFGKPSETKWEIIEQKNGKTKVHFYPISGRTHQLRVHASHKLGLNIPIVGDDLYGRKSDRLYLHADTLEFIHPTTKQKLIFYKKADF
- a CDS encoding peptidylprolyl isomerase, which produces MDNGLYAKFNTSKGAILVNLEFEKTPGTVGNFVALAEGNLENNAKPQGKPYYNGLKFHRVIADFMIQGGCPLGTGTGSPGYSFDDEFHPELKHDAPGILSMANSGPASNGSQFFITHVATPWLDNKHTVFGKVVEGQDIVDSIAQNDIIETLEIIRVGEAAEKFNAVEAFRVFEGSRAKREAEAKAAMKAEMDKIAAGYDETPSGLRYKILQEGNGKKAEKGNMVSVHYKGQLLNGQVFDSSYQRKQPIDFTIGVGQVIPGWDEGIQLLNVGDKARLVIPSELAYGSQGAGGVIPPDATLIFDVELMAVK